The Rhopalosiphum maidis isolate BTI-1 chromosome 2, ASM367621v3, whole genome shotgun sequence genome segment atacatttttagataaaataattactaattagtatgaataatatcatacttagTGACTCATGTGGTTAAGTGGTTGAGAGGCGTACAGACGGTTTTCTCTGAGCTAAAGGTCGTCGACGATCAGCTGAAGTAGAACcactttctttatttttaactacaaactgaaataacaattttaaaaaaaaaaaggttatcaTATTTGCATTAATCttccacaaaaaaatacaatgttttataattattttttcatcatacTTCGTTCTTGTGagcataaatacattttgtgaattTAACCGCTTTTTCGCAGAGGTCTTTATCAACtaataacatacaaatacacttcgttataagttataacattaattaatatttatgttatttaaaatctgaatgtgtaacataatattatgtacttgcCTTGTTTTTCGCATATTGCTATGGCTGCTTTCATATTAATTggaatttcattatttgaattagGTTTCACCATCAATTGTTCCAAAGCCTTATCATTGTAACTTCCATTTCTTGTGGtctgaataaaaaatgaaatttttcaacagaattaataatatcaattaaatttcaaatagtattggtgatatttaaaattaaggtaaaaatatttatttattatgaattataaatttatttactttctaattattttaatacgtttttaatgacaatttcaacaaaattatcctactgaattttataattatgattaaaaattagtataggCATTCAATTATCAAATTCGAAATTGGTAAGCAAAGTAGAAACTTTGTTTAAACTCCAAATTTACTAtcgtaaattgtaaaaaataagaacagtttatatgattaaaagctaataatatttgtacctaTTTGTAGCCATGTATGAATCTAggtatacaacattttataacaatatgtttttaacatatcatactcatacatattatatattattatatttaaataacgaaataaaataacatacattttacttataatttaacgaTAAACTTAGAAtagataaacattaaacatctAATCCAAAAATTTGTGAATTCCTCTTaatcctaaaataaattattgttatagttttatatgtatCAGTAATCAGATCTAATCTATCTTTTAGAAACTTGAAGAATAATGATTTAACATACCACATTAAACCGCAACAACATACAAGCAACATAACATTTTGCTTCTcggtcattaatatttaaagtataaacagcCAATACTCTTTCTAAACACAATACAAATTGATCATAATAGtttagttataagtttatattcttAATGGTGTGTTTATTTCTATACACACGTGTAAGTAgtcgtatattaaatacttgcaATTTATAGAAAgggtaaaaatcaaaatgtacaatacataTCACACCATTTAGAAACAAGCATGTATTACTCCaaactaaatatacctaattatatttacctgGAGTGACACGATATTCATGCAAACATTCTCGTGaaatatttccaaataatctattaaattttggTTGCACTTTTCTTGTCGTTTGTTGAccctgaaaaataattaacagttgatatacaaataataaaaatataataatttacgagtatattgtacaagtatgatctttattattttaaaataaaactcaaaatacttttatattcacatattacattttaattttatataattgtaagttATAAGAAGATTTTAgccttattttactttttaattttagtgctTTAACTgccaataatacaattaaacatataattatagaatctAAACACGCTACagtgtttaattattagttttaaatgtacataaataatgaataataaagtaaaaataatatatatttatatactatgtattggtatttgaaattactttcataacaattttaaaact includes the following:
- the LOC113552979 gene encoding uncharacterized protein LOC113552979, with product MKICCLVVLTVFTTLICNLKGQQTTRKVQPKFNRLFGNISRECLHEYRVTPERVLAVYTLNINDREAKCYVACMLLRFNVTTRNGSYNDKALEQLMVKPNSNNEIPINMKAAIAICEKQVDKDLCEKAVKFTKCIYAHKNEFVVKNKESGSTSADRRRPLAQRKPSVRLSTT